ATGCCTCCCATCGATTATAACTACAACTCTCTTCTCTCTAAAGCACAATGCACTAAAACCAAAAGGTGCAAATTCTATTTGAATGCTCATATTACTCTACAGCAATTCTCGTTGATCATCAGAACAGCATTTTGATATGACAGTATTTTAAAGGAACTACATTGTCAGAACAGAAACATATCAAGTAGTCACCTCACATAGATGATGCATGTTAACCTTCACATCAAACTTAGGTGGCAATCTTTGTAGGCACTTACCATCTGCGACTCGCACCGCCAGTCCAAAATCTGCGAGTTTCAACCTCCCTGCCTTGGTGAGCAGAACATTATCCGGTTTAATATCCCTGTGCACGACACCCATCTCGTGGCAGTACTTGAGCACGGCCATGAGCTCCCTGATCACACtggcggcgcggcgctcggagAGCCTCCCCTCCCTGGCCACCTCGTCGAggaggcggccgccgcggcagAGCTCCATGACGAGGTAGAAGGCGTCGGCGTCCTCGAAGACGGCCGTGAGCGTGACGACGCCCGGGTGGCCGGAGAGGTGCTGCATGATCTCCACCTCGCGGTGCGCCGTGTCCCCGGCGTTCTTGGGCAGCGCCTTGCACGCGAACTCCTTCTCGCCCCGGGGGGCCCCGGCCTTGGCGCGGCAGACGCGGACGGACCCGAACTTGCCGTGCCCGATCTCCTCGCCGAGGTCGTACTCGCTCTCCAGCCGCTTCCGCCGCCCGATCCGCGTGGCGGAGTCGATGCAGCCCACCTTCCGCTTGAGCCCGCGGCCCGGGAGGAAccccgccgacgccgacgcgccgctcgccgcgggGGCCGTCATCACCACGGCGGGGGGCCCTCCGCGGGCGTCGGCGCGGGGGGACCGCTGCGGGTCGGACCCGCGGCAGGCGCGCTTGCGGGAGGCCAAATCTTGGAGGGACCTGGCGGCGGAGCACGCCGGGGGCGCGCCCTTGCGCTTCCGCTGCGCCTGCTCCATGGCGCGCGTGCGGGCGGGGGGGATCGGACTTCGGAGGCTGCCTACTCCTAGCTCGCGTTCCAGCGCCGCCTGCGGCTCCCGAGCATCGCGCGTCGGCGGCTCGGCGGGTGGGGGGCGCGGAGAGATGTGGCGTCGAGATGACGCAAAGGACGAGGCTTTTGTGGGGAGGAGCCGGAGTGGGGGGAGTGGGGGGCGTGTGGTTTGGTGGTGTAGGGGCGCAAGCGCAACCGACGCGGGTCGGCGGCGTGTCGTGTCGTGTCGCGCGGCGAAGCTACGCGAGGTTTCTCGTGCGGTTTTGCGGTCCTGGGCCGCGCAACGGCCACGGCCCAGGAGAAAGAAAGAGACCTCTGCAACTTTATAATTTGGCTATTTCCAGTAATGAAATGAAG
The Panicum hallii strain FIL2 chromosome 6, PHallii_v3.1, whole genome shotgun sequence genome window above contains:
- the LOC112898598 gene encoding serine/threonine-protein kinase PEPKR2-like; the protein is MEQAQRKRKGAPPACSAARSLQDLASRKRACRGSDPQRSPRADARGGPPAVVMTAPAASGASASAGFLPGRGLKRKVGCIDSATRIGRRKRLESEYDLGEEIGHGKFGSVRVCRAKAGAPRGEKEFACKALPKNAGDTAHREVEIMQHLSGHPGVVTLTAVFEDADAFYLVMELCRGGRLLDEVAREGRLSERRAASVIRELMAVLKYCHEMGVVHRDIKPDNVLLTKAGRLKLADFGLAVRVADGQKLTGVAGSPAYMAPEVLLGHYSQEVDIWAAGVVLHVLLVGTLPFQGNSVEAIFEAIKTVELDFHSEQWASVSLLARDLISKMLNRDASSRLAAADVLRHPWILFYDKYPLKAEFSNLWSANKAATAMIDRERVWSCCESSSSESSSDNSEEQDECGIVDALTTAITQVRISEPKRSRLCSPAPVPLPPSRNALQT